TTCCCTGATCGAGTATTTTGACTGGTCTGAGCGGTTTCCTGAGCACGAGGTCTACAACCTTGGCATTGCCGGAGAGACGGTTGAGGGGCTTTATTGCCGGCTCGCCGGTATCTTCAGGAAGGTGCATGACCCTGATATGGTCTTCATCATGTCCGGCATTAACAGTCTGGCGATGGGAGATAAAGGTATTGTTGATACATACCGAAAAGTGGTGCAGGAGATCAGGCAGGCCTGTCCGGCAACAGAGATCTTTGTGCAGAGTCTTCTTCCCGTGCTTTTTCCATTCCTGTCGAATGACGATATATGCCATATAAATACGGATCTGAGGCAGATGGCTGCCGACGAAAGGGTCCCGTATCTTGATCTCCATTCCCGGTTTCTTGATGAGAAAGGCGAACCAATGCCCCCTTTGCTTATGGATGACGGCGTACACGTGAGCGAGGAA
This DNA window, taken from Nitrospirota bacterium, encodes the following:
- a CDS encoding GDSL family lipase, producing the protein MKRARGIEKKLKRLLFLGDSLIEYFDWSERFPEHEVYNLGIAGETVEGLYCRLAGIFRKVHDPDMVFIMSGINSLAMGDKGIVDTYRKVVQEIRQACPATEIFVQSLLPVLFPFLSNDDICHINTDLRQMAADERVPYLDLHSRFLDEKGEPMPPLLMDDGVHVSEEGYRVWSGEIQKLLSS